A portion of the Pseudarthrobacter sp. L1SW genome contains these proteins:
- a CDS encoding ChaB family protein, translating into MPKTGKSGHARKDELPSTLQRSGKKAQDTFAKTYDSALESYDNDEQRAARAAYASLKHSYEKVGDHWEPKEKRGPSDKRAEGGVQSSEPTAGGVDANASKEHLYKLAQKLDIGGRSTMNKDELVKAIQKANDAATRKARGS; encoded by the coding sequence ATGCCCAAGACCGGAAAGAGCGGCCACGCCCGCAAGGACGAGCTTCCCTCCACCCTGCAGCGCTCGGGGAAGAAGGCCCAGGACACGTTCGCCAAAACCTACGATTCAGCCCTGGAGAGCTACGACAACGACGAGCAAAGGGCGGCCCGGGCGGCCTATGCCTCGCTGAAGCACAGCTACGAGAAGGTGGGCGACCACTGGGAACCGAAGGAAAAACGGGGCCCCTCGGACAAGCGGGCCGAAGGGGGCGTGCAGTCCTCCGAACCCACCGCGGGCGGAGTGGACGCGAACGCCTCGAAGGAACACCTGTACAAGCTCGCGCAAAAGCTGGACATCGGCGGCCGTTCCACAATGAATAAGGACGAACTGGTCAAAGCCATCCAGAAGGCCAATGATGCAGCCACCCGGAAGGCGCGCGGCTCCTAA
- a CDS encoding elongation factor G-like protein EF-G2, whose amino-acid sequence MSVRGTKDSARTAAGRNGPESRRADASAGIAAEEPAKIRNVALVGHSGAGKTMLIEALLAANGMITRKGSIPDGTTVSDSDPAAVHQQRSVTLSLVPLLVDGIKVNLLDTPGYPDFIGELRAGLRAADAALFVVSAVDGIDATTTALWDECEHMRLPRAVAITRMDHPRADYDGVLAACRKSFGEGVLPLYVPVRTGAEVTGLLGLLSGTVSDYSSGELPATSRAANADELAAHGAARGDLIEGIIGGSEDETLMDRYLEGEDIETGVLVADLETAVERGSFFPVLSTSAVSGLGTAELVEVLVRAFPPPPDSRVPEVTDLAGAPAGPLTCDPGGQLAAEVVRTSIDPFLGRICLVRVFSGTLREDAPVHVTGQGLADRGHQDHDTDERVTHLYSPLGASLRPVPHCVAGDICAVAKLGSAETGDTISGRERPLLLATWEMPEPLLPVAVEADSRSDEDALARSLGKIAAGDPTLRVERNQETHQLVLWCMGEAHAEVVLDRLRDQGVKLHTVDVVTPLRETFAAPATGHGRHVKQSGGHGQYAVCDIDVEPLPRGSGFEFVDKTVGGVIPGTFIPSVEKGVRAQMEKGVSAGFPVVDLRVTLTGGKAHSVDSSDAAFQAAGALALREAAAAGRIQLLEPVSSVVITVTDEHVGSVMSDLSARRGRLTGTTSSGDGLTEISAEVPDQELLRYAVDLRALTAGSGRFRRRYLRHDPVPASFSTS is encoded by the coding sequence ATGTCGGTCAGAGGCACCAAGGACTCAGCCAGGACAGCGGCCGGAAGGAACGGACCCGAGTCCCGCCGCGCCGATGCCTCTGCCGGAATCGCAGCCGAGGAGCCCGCCAAAATCCGGAATGTGGCGCTTGTGGGCCATTCGGGTGCCGGGAAGACCATGCTGATCGAAGCGCTGCTCGCAGCCAACGGCATGATCACCCGTAAGGGATCCATTCCGGACGGGACCACCGTCAGCGATTCGGACCCCGCTGCCGTGCACCAGCAGCGCTCCGTGACCTTGTCGCTTGTGCCGCTGTTGGTTGACGGCATCAAAGTGAACCTCCTGGACACCCCGGGTTACCCGGATTTCATCGGCGAACTCCGCGCAGGACTCCGCGCCGCGGACGCCGCCCTGTTCGTGGTGTCCGCCGTTGACGGGATCGACGCCACCACCACCGCGCTGTGGGATGAATGCGAGCACATGCGGTTGCCCCGCGCCGTCGCCATAACGCGCATGGACCACCCGCGGGCAGATTACGACGGCGTCCTTGCCGCTTGCCGGAAGTCCTTCGGCGAGGGCGTCCTGCCGCTCTACGTTCCGGTGCGGACGGGCGCTGAGGTCACCGGCCTGCTGGGCCTGCTGTCCGGGACGGTCAGTGACTACTCGTCCGGAGAGTTGCCGGCAACCTCACGTGCAGCGAATGCCGACGAACTGGCGGCCCATGGTGCCGCCCGGGGCGACCTGATCGAGGGGATCATCGGCGGGAGTGAGGACGAAACCCTGATGGACCGCTACTTGGAAGGCGAGGACATCGAAACCGGCGTCCTCGTGGCCGACCTGGAAACCGCCGTCGAACGCGGTTCCTTTTTTCCTGTCCTGTCCACGTCGGCCGTCAGCGGCCTGGGCACCGCGGAACTGGTGGAGGTCTTGGTCCGGGCCTTCCCGCCGCCGCCGGACAGCCGTGTGCCGGAGGTGACGGACCTGGCGGGCGCCCCTGCCGGTCCGCTGACCTGTGATCCCGGGGGACAGTTGGCGGCGGAGGTGGTCCGGACTTCCATCGACCCGTTCCTGGGCCGGATTTGCCTGGTCAGGGTCTTCTCCGGCACGCTCCGGGAGGATGCCCCGGTGCACGTGACCGGCCAGGGCCTGGCCGACCGGGGCCACCAGGACCACGACACGGACGAACGCGTCACGCACCTCTACTCCCCGCTGGGGGCCTCCCTGCGGCCTGTCCCGCACTGCGTGGCGGGGGACATCTGTGCCGTGGCGAAACTGGGAAGCGCCGAAACCGGAGACACCATCTCCGGCCGCGAACGGCCACTGCTGCTGGCCACCTGGGAGATGCCCGAGCCGCTGCTGCCGGTGGCGGTGGAGGCTGATTCGCGCAGTGACGAGGACGCCCTGGCCCGCAGCCTGGGAAAGATTGCGGCGGGTGATCCCACCCTGCGCGTGGAACGCAACCAGGAAACGCACCAGTTGGTCCTGTGGTGCATGGGCGAGGCCCACGCCGAGGTGGTGCTGGACAGGTTGCGGGACCAGGGCGTGAAGCTTCACACGGTGGACGTGGTGACGCCCTTGCGGGAGACATTTGCGGCACCCGCCACCGGCCATGGCCGGCACGTGAAGCAGTCCGGCGGCCATGGGCAATATGCCGTCTGCGACATCGATGTGGAACCCCTGCCACGCGGCAGTGGGTTCGAATTCGTGGACAAGACGGTGGGTGGCGTGATCCCGGGGACGTTCATCCCGTCCGTGGAAAAGGGCGTCCGGGCCCAGATGGAAAAGGGGGTCAGCGCGGGCTTCCCCGTGGTGGACCTGCGCGTGACGCTCACGGGAGGCAAGGCGCACAGCGTGGATTCCTCCGATGCAGCATTCCAGGCGGCAGGTGCCCTTGCGCTGCGCGAGGCGGCGGCAGCCGGGCGGATCCAGCTCCTGGAACCTGTGTCATCGGTGGTCATCACCGTGACGGACGAGCATGTGGGGTCCGTGATGAGCGACTTGTCTGCCCGGCGCGGCAGGCTGACCGGCACCACCTCCTCCGGTGACGGCCTGACCGAGATCAGCGCCGAGGTCCCGGACCAGGAACTGCTGCGTTATGCCGTGGACCTGCGGGCCCTGACGGCGGGATCCGGCCGGTTCCGCCGCCGGTACCTCCGGCATGATCCGGTACCCGCCAGCTTCAGCACCTCCTAG
- a CDS encoding MFS transporter, protein MNDAARKIQRVYLTLTLGNTLAASFIWGINTLFLLDAGLSNLEAFAANAFFTAGMVLFEVPTGVVADSWGRRVSFLLGTVTLAGSTFLYFLLWQFSAPFWWWAVVSVLLGLGFTFFSGAVEAWLVDALRFSGYEGGLETVLGRGQMVSGVAMLAGSVAGGVIAQASNLGVPFLLRVGVLGAMFAVAFLLMHDVGFTPERSAHPLRATRAVLRASVDNGLKNPPVRFIMLAAPFTEGVGIYVFYALQPYLLQLFGDPRAYAVAGLAAALVAGADIVGGWMAPRVRNLVKRRTSVLIATNVVSALILVALMFTNIFWLALVLLALWAVVSSAGTPVRQAYLNDMIASKQRATVLSFDSLMGSAGGVVVQPLLGRTADLYGYPASLAVGGAVQLIAAPFILLSRRQRSRADTASDTTAATP, encoded by the coding sequence ATGAATGACGCAGCCAGGAAGATCCAGCGCGTCTATCTGACGCTGACGCTGGGAAACACCCTGGCGGCCTCGTTTATCTGGGGCATTAACACGCTCTTCTTGCTGGATGCGGGGCTGAGCAACCTGGAAGCATTTGCCGCGAATGCATTCTTCACCGCCGGTATGGTGCTGTTCGAGGTGCCCACCGGAGTGGTGGCGGACAGTTGGGGCCGTCGGGTTTCCTTCCTGCTGGGTACCGTCACCCTGGCCGGGTCCACTTTCCTGTACTTCCTGCTATGGCAGTTTTCGGCCCCGTTCTGGTGGTGGGCGGTGGTCTCGGTCCTGCTGGGCCTGGGCTTCACCTTCTTCTCCGGCGCAGTGGAAGCCTGGCTGGTGGACGCCCTGCGCTTCTCCGGCTACGAAGGCGGGCTGGAAACGGTGCTTGGCCGGGGACAGATGGTGTCCGGCGTTGCCATGCTGGCGGGTTCCGTGGCAGGCGGGGTCATTGCGCAGGCCAGCAACCTCGGCGTTCCGTTCCTCCTCAGGGTGGGCGTGCTGGGCGCCATGTTTGCCGTGGCCTTCCTGCTCATGCACGACGTCGGTTTCACACCGGAGCGTTCGGCCCACCCGCTGCGGGCCACCCGCGCAGTACTGCGGGCATCGGTGGACAACGGACTGAAGAACCCGCCCGTCCGCTTCATCATGCTGGCCGCCCCCTTCACCGAAGGGGTTGGCATCTATGTTTTCTATGCCCTGCAGCCGTACCTGCTCCAGCTCTTTGGAGACCCCCGGGCCTATGCCGTTGCGGGCCTGGCCGCGGCCCTTGTGGCAGGAGCGGACATCGTCGGCGGATGGATGGCACCGCGCGTCCGGAACCTGGTCAAGCGGCGGACCAGCGTGCTGATCGCCACCAACGTGGTGAGCGCACTGATCCTGGTGGCGCTCATGTTCACCAACATTTTCTGGCTTGCATTGGTGCTCCTGGCGCTCTGGGCCGTTGTGTCCTCAGCCGGCACCCCGGTCCGGCAGGCTTACCTGAACGACATGATTGCCTCGAAGCAGCGCGCCACCGTCCTGAGCTTCGATTCCCTGATGGGCTCGGCCGGGGGAGTCGTGGTGCAGCCGCTGCTGGGCCGGACCGCAGACCTCTACGGCTACCCCGCCTCGCTGGCCGTGGGCGGGGCAGTGCAACTGATCGCTGCCCCCTTCATCCTGCTGAGCCGCCGGCAGCGCTCGCGGGCGGACACGGCGTCGGACACGACAGCGGCAACGCCCTAG